The window ACGTGATCCTGGGCCTGCTCGTTGCCGGCTTCATGATCGTCAAGATCGTGCTGCAGGACGCCTATCTCGACGACCACCGTCCGGTGGAGTACTTCGGGCTTTACTGGCACTTCGTGGACATCGTCTGGGTGTTCCTGTTCCCGCTGTTCTACCTGATGTAACGGCGGGCCGTTCGTTTTTTCGTCCATTACGTTCGCATTCTCAGAGTATAGCAGTCGCTTTCTCGTCGGTAGGGAGTCGGCAATTTGCCCTGGAACGCGGTCGTCTCGAGGATTGGCTTCGCTCGGCTGATCAGTTCGTTCGATACCAGGCCAGCACATTTCTGTATCGCTTCCTCGGTGACGAAAGCAGGTGCTACACAGGACTGTTGATACGGTCGATTACCGAGAGTTGTCGTCCAGGAGTGGAGCTCGTCGGTAGTGAAGGGTCGTGACTCGAGGCGGACAACGCCCCTCTCAGCCAGCCCAGACGAGGGCGTACATGAACGAGAACATGAAATAGACCATAAACACGGTGACAGCCGCCTTCACGTGGAAGGTGAACAGTTCGAAGGATTCGTCCTCGCGAGCCGCCTCGAACGCCTCGAGCTCGCCCTCACTACACGTGTCGTCGTGAACGACCCCAACGTGATAGGTCACCTGTTCGGCCGTCTGAAACGGCCGTCCACAATGC of the Natronosalvus vescus genome contains:
- a CDS encoding DUF7410 domain-containing protein, which gives rise to MLAEPVTDLEYDVPAEAEPETCPHCGRPFQTAEQVTYHVGVVHDDTCSEGELEAFEAAREDESFELFTFHVKAAVTVFMVYFMFSFMYALVWAG